ATCGAGTACGAGCCCTCCCGGCGGGCCGCCGCCGAACGCCTCGCCCAGCTCTACCCCGGCGCCGAACTCCGCTCCGGCGCCGTCGACGGCGTCGTCCTCACCCTCGGCCAGGACCGCGCCGACGCCGGCGCCCCCGACGTGCCGACCGGCGCCGAAGCCACCGGTACCGGCGCCTCCGCCAGCGCCCTCCCCTCCAGCATCCCGTCCGGGATCGCCGACAACACCCGGCCCGCCGACACCGACCTCTGCAACGACCTCAGCTTCGGCTGACCGTCCGCCGCCCGGTACCCCGGCCGGGCCGGGGGCCGGGCCGGGGGCCGGGCCGGGGGCCGGGCCGGGGGCCGGGCCGGGGGCCGGTGCAGGCGTACGAGTTGCTGCGGGCGGGCCTCACTGCTGCGGGTCGGGCACTCCCGTCACCACCACCGTCACCCGGCACCCGGCGAACTCGCCCGCCCGCAGCAGCCCGTACGCCGCCCACAGCGTCTTCGCCACGTACCGGCGCTCCACCGGCACCCCGTGCGTGGCCTGGAACCACCGGGCGAACCGTTCCAGCTCCGGCGGGACCTTCCCGTAGCCGCCGCCGTGCCAGCCGTGCACCAGCCGCCAGTTGGTGAACTCCCTTCCGTACCCGGCCCGGTGCAGGGCCGTCACCTCACCCTCCAGGTACCCCTCGCCGCGCAGCACCGCCACCCCGAGCGCCCGCGGGCCCGGCGGCAGGCCGGCGGCGATCCCGGCCAGCGTGCCGCCGGTGCCGACCGCGCAGCACACCACGTCCCGGGGGCCGAAGTCCGGCTGCTGGTCGGCGAGTTCACCGGCGATCACCGCGGCGCCGCGCACCGCCGGGCCGTTGGAGCCGCCCTCGGGCAGCACGTAGTAGCCCTCCCGCCGCTCCCGCCCGCCGGTGGCCACCTCCCGGTAGGCGGAGCGCTCGACGAACTCCAGCACCATGCCGTCCCGTTCGGCCCGGGCCAGCGACCAGTTGCGCGGCCGCCCGGCGAGTTCCGCGCCGCGGATCACGCCGACGCTCGCCAGCCCGAGCCCGTGCGCCGCGGCCGCCACCGCCCGCACGTGGGTGGAGTACGCCCCGCCGTAGGTGAGCAGCCCCCGGGCGCCCCCGGCGAGGGCCAGCTCCAGGTTCGGCGCGAGCTTGCGCCACTTGTTGCCGGGCACCGTCGGGTGCGCCAGGTCGTCCCGCTTGAGCCACAGCTCCGCCCCCGCCGCGGCGAACTCCGGGTCGTCGACCCTCGTCAGCGGCGTGGGCAGGGCGGCGGCAGGAAGCATCCGCCCACCCTAGGCCCTCGCCACCGAGCCCGGTCGGCCCCGGCCCCGGCCCCGGTCGGCTCCGGCCCCGGTCAGAGCACCGCCACCCCCAGTGGTCGCTGCCCGGCCTCCAGCCGGTGGGTGGCCCCGCTGTCGAGGTCGACCAGGGTGATGCCGTCCCAGTAGCCGTCCCGGGTAAAGCCGCCGGTGACGTACGCCGTCCGCCCGTCCGCTGACACCGCCACGTTCTCGTGCGGGGCACCGAGCGGGTAGACCCGTTCGCTGCCGTCCGGGTCGCGGACCGTCAGACTGGGGCCCCGGTCGGCGCGGGTGACCGGGCCGGAGCCGACCACCAGCAGCCGCCCGTCCAGCGTGACGGTGGCGCCGTGCTGGTGGGTGTCGGCGGTCATCGGCTCGGTCGACACCTGCCCGGTGACCGGGTCGACCACGGCCAGGCGCTCGCCCTCGAAGGGCAGCAGCAGCTTGCCGTCGCCCGGCCGGACCACCGCGTAGTGCGGTTTCAGCCAGGAGCCGAGCCCGCCCTCGGTGCCGTACGGCGCGACCTGGATCCGCCGGGTGGCCAGGCCGTCCGCCGCGACCACCGTCACGTCGAAGGAGTCGTGACCGGTCGCGTAGACCTCCCGACCGTCGGCCGAGACGTCCACGTCGAAGGGGCGGCGGCCGACCGGGGCCACCCCGGTGACCTCGCCCTTCGCGGTGTCGACGACCTCCAGCACGCCGGACCGGCCGGGCACGTTCACCCCGACGTACAGCCGGGTGCCGTCCGGCGACAGGGCCAGGCCCATGCCGCCGCCCCGGTACTCGCCCGTCCCCGGCGGGCCGGTGTCGGTGCGCAGCGCGACGGTGCGGACCAGCGTGCGCGCCCGGGTGTCGACCTCGGCGACACCCTCCGCGGTGCTCACCCAGGCCCGCCCCTCCGCCCCGACGGCCACCGCGTACGGCGCCGTGCCGACCCGTACCGAGCCGGTCGCCCCGCGCGCCGGATCGACGAAGGTGACGGTGTCCGCCCCGAAGTCGGCCACCAGCAGCGTCCCGGCCGGGGTGGGATCAGGGGCGGGCGCCGGGGCCGCTCCGGCGGCCTGCCCACCGGACGGGGCGGCCGGAGCGGGGACGGCGGACGCGGCGGCGGACGCCGTCGGCCGGGACGGAGCCGGGCGCCAGCGGGCTGCCGCCGCCCGGGTCGGCGCAGCCGGCCAGCAGCACGGCCAGCACCGGTGCGGCGGCCAGCAGCGGGCCGATGCGCCTGCGGCGGGTGCTCACGGAGTGCCTCCGCTCTCCCGGCCCGGGCCCTGCGGCCCGGGCGTGGTCTCGGTCTCTACTTCGGCCTTGGCCTCGGTCTCGGTCTCGGCCTCGCGGAGCAGGTCGGCCAGGGCGTCGAAGCCGCGCCGTTCGGCGTGCCGCAGCGCCGTCACGCCGTCGGCGTCGGCGAGCCGTGGGTCCGCCCCTGCGGCGAGCAGCAGCCGGACGACCTCGGTGTGCGCGCGGCCGCCGTCGCCGAGGATCACGGCCTCCAGCAGGGCCGTCCAGCCCAGCCGGTTGACGTGGTCGACCTCGATGCCGGTCTCCTCCAGCACGGCCCGTACGTAGGCGACGTGGCCGCGCTCGGCGGCGGGTATCAGGCTCACCCCGCCGAACCGGTTGGTCAGCCCGAAGTCCGGTCCGGCGGGCAGCAGGGCGCGCATCATCGGCACGCTGCCGGTGACGCCGGTGACCAGCCAGGGGCTGTCCTCCCGCTCGTCCTTGGCGTTCGGGTCCGCCCCGGCGGCGACCAGGAGTTCGGCGACGGGGACGTGGTCGGCGAGCGCGGCGAGCAGCAGCGCCGTCCGCCCGTGCGGATCGCGCGCCGCCGGGTCGGCGCCCTCCGCCAGGGCGGCCCGGGCGGCGTCGAGGTCTCCGGCGTGCGCGGCGGCGAGCAGGCGTTGGTCGATCGCGGTCATCACGGTCCTCCTCCTGAGGGACGGCAGGTACGGCACGGGGATGCCTCAACAGATGCGGGGGCGGCGGGCGGGGCGGGCGGTTCGGTGTCCTGACTCCATATTTGCCCCGCCCCCCACCGCACCTCGTCGGCGAACCGGCCAGACCCGGCGAGCGTTCCGGTGGACCCCGGCATCATCCGATCGGTGGATGCGCGACCGCCGCCACCCACGTTCTCGCAGCTCAGCGCCCCGCCTCGTCCCACCCCGCCCCGCCTCGTCCCATCCCGCCGCGTCCCGTCCCGGAGCAGAGGACCCGTCGCGAACCGGCCGGCGACTACCTCGCGGCCCGGAAACGCCGGGGGTGCGAGCCCGTCCGACACCCGCGATGGGTGCGGGCCCCACCGGCGGGACGGGCTGCGGTCAGCGCCGCTTCGCACTCCGCGGCGCCACGTCGCAGGGCTGCGC
The window above is part of the Kitasatospora sp. NA04385 genome. Proteins encoded here:
- a CDS encoding 1-aminocyclopropane-1-carboxylate deaminase/D-cysteine desulfhydrase, producing the protein MLPAAALPTPLTRVDDPEFAAAGAELWLKRDDLAHPTVPGNKWRKLAPNLELALAGGARGLLTYGGAYSTHVRAVAAAAHGLGLASVGVIRGAELAGRPRNWSLARAERDGMVLEFVERSAYREVATGGRERREGYYVLPEGGSNGPAVRGAAVIAGELADQQPDFGPRDVVCCAVGTGGTLAGIAAGLPPGPRALGVAVLRGEGYLEGEVTALHRAGYGREFTNWRLVHGWHGGGYGKVPPELERFARWFQATHGVPVERRYVAKTLWAAYGLLRAGEFAGCRVTVVVTGVPDPQQ
- a CDS encoding ankyrin repeat domain-containing protein, whose product is MTAIDQRLLAAAHAGDLDAARAALAEGADPAARDPHGRTALLLAALADHVPVAELLVAAGADPNAKDEREDSPWLVTGVTGSVPMMRALLPAGPDFGLTNRFGGVSLIPAAERGHVAYVRAVLEETGIEVDHVNRLGWTALLEAVILGDGGRAHTEVVRLLLAAGADPRLADADGVTALRHAERRGFDALADLLREAETETEAKAEVETETTPGPQGPGRESGGTP